The following is a genomic window from bacterium.
CAAGCAGAAGTGATATCAGTTTTCTTGTTGATATTGTTGACTGCGCTGTAAGTTCCGGGGCAAATACGGTAAACCTCCCTGATACGGTAGGATATGCTACACCTGAGGAGTACGGGATGATGTTCAGAGAAATAAGAAAAAGATTCCCTGAAAATCAGGTAAGATTAAGTGCGCATACCCATAATGACCTCGGGCTTGCAGTTGCAAATTCTCTTGCTGCTGTTGAAAATGGTGCTGATCAGATTGAATGTACAGTCAACGGCATAGGAGAGAGGGCAGGCAATGCTTCTCTTGAAGAGACAGTTATGGCTCTTGTAACAAGAGAAAGTTTTTATCAGGCACATTTATCAATAGACACAACCATGCTGTATCCTGTTAGTAAATTATTATCAGAAATAAC
Proteins encoded in this region:
- a CDS encoding 2-isopropylmalate synthase (catalyzes the formation of 2-isopropylmalate from acetyl-CoA and 2-oxoisovalerate in leucine biosynthesis) encodes the protein SRSDISFLVDIVDCAVSSGANTVNLPDTVGYATPEEYGMMFREIRKRFPENQVRLSAHTHNDLGLAVANSLAAVENGADQIECTVNGIGERAGNASLEETVMALVTRESFYQAHLSIDTTMLYPVSKLLSEITDVPVPPNKAVVGDNAFAHEAGIHQDGVLKNPLTYEIMTPQSVGVDSRKLVIGKHSGRHALGERCRKLGVELTAEELNLLYKSVMIIADKKGSVRDSDLETAIQELAVNNKN